A portion of the Diprion similis isolate iyDipSimi1 chromosome 4, iyDipSimi1.1, whole genome shotgun sequence genome contains these proteins:
- the LOC124405990 gene encoding transmembrane protein 164 isoform X1 — MVLMTRIHTYIYTVLDSFVMLEWAYSGVNASVPRNVGPECAEYLTPARRIVETIAATILVAVTVIWGLKRITLPKPSPYVNQDRVGKRVLLIFMSLILGMEIGFKFSSRTVIYLLNPCHVTTVMQLYLLAAEPSQTVTAIFRIHLNLLNGPLLAYLFPETASRQIFVDKAIYYIQHGLMVVIPYYLLRLGGSYNVEPLSDLSWSVLSYGLNLAYHFWILQAFALPAQVNLNHMLCPAVLDPFEGQNYRVWATIHQFLLCPILCKLFCFVSNFLLTQFPVTKVKKSLEFPIQRSVLSDDCLYKPKGSDSSLQIGRENGHTHVD, encoded by the exons ATGGTTCTAATGACACGAATTCACACGTATATCTATACA GTTTTAGATTCCTTCGTCATGTTGGAGTGGGCATACAGCGGTGTAAATGCTTCTGTGCCTCGCAATGTCGGTCCTGAATGTGCAGAATATTTAACGCCAGCGCGAAGAATTGTAGAAACAATAGCAGCTACAATTTTAGTCGCAGTCACTGTGATTTGGGGTTTGAAGCGAATAACTCTGCCCAAACCTTCACCATATGTGAATCAAGACAGAGTTGGCAAACGAGTATTACTGATATTCATGTCGCTCATTCTTGGGATGGAGATTGGCTTCAAGTTTTCCAGCAGAACtgtgatttatttattgaatccTTGTCACGTAACAACAGTGATGCAG TTGTACTTGTTGGCTGCTGAACCTAGTCAAACTGTTACTGCTATTTTTCGAATACATTTAAATCTATTAAACGGACCACTTCTAGCTTATTTATTCCCGGAAACCGCATCTAGACAG ATATTTGTGGATAAAGCAATATACTATATCCAACATGGTTTGATGGTTGTAATTCCATATTACTTACTACGGCTTGGAG GATCATATAATGTTGAGCCGTTGTCTGATTTGAGTTGGTCAGTTCTGAGCTATGGATTAAATCTAGCTTACCACTTTTGGATCCTGCAGGCATTTGCATTG CCTGCACAAGTGAATTTGAATCATATGTTGTGCCCAGCCGTTTTGGATCCGTTTGAAGGTCAAAATTATCGAGTTTGGGCAACGATTCATCAGTTTCTACTCTGCCCTATactttgtaaattattttgttttgtatctAATTTTTTACTCACACAGTTTCCTGTTACTAAAGTTAAGAAATCACTGGAGTTCCCAATACAACGTTCAGTTCTCAGTGATGATTGTCTATATAAACCAAAAGGTAGTGACTCTTCTCTCCAAATTGGCCGCGAAAATGGTCATACACACGTAGATTAA
- the LOC124405990 gene encoding transmembrane protein 164 isoform X2 — protein sequence MLEWAYSGVNASVPRNVGPECAEYLTPARRIVETIAATILVAVTVIWGLKRITLPKPSPYVNQDRVGKRVLLIFMSLILGMEIGFKFSSRTVIYLLNPCHVTTVMQLYLLAAEPSQTVTAIFRIHLNLLNGPLLAYLFPETASRQIFVDKAIYYIQHGLMVVIPYYLLRLGGSYNVEPLSDLSWSVLSYGLNLAYHFWILQAFALPAQVNLNHMLCPAVLDPFEGQNYRVWATIHQFLLCPILCKLFCFVSNFLLTQFPVTKVKKSLEFPIQRSVLSDDCLYKPKGSDSSLQIGRENGHTHVD from the exons ATGTTGGAGTGGGCATACAGCGGTGTAAATGCTTCTGTGCCTCGCAATGTCGGTCCTGAATGTGCAGAATATTTAACGCCAGCGCGAAGAATTGTAGAAACAATAGCAGCTACAATTTTAGTCGCAGTCACTGTGATTTGGGGTTTGAAGCGAATAACTCTGCCCAAACCTTCACCATATGTGAATCAAGACAGAGTTGGCAAACGAGTATTACTGATATTCATGTCGCTCATTCTTGGGATGGAGATTGGCTTCAAGTTTTCCAGCAGAACtgtgatttatttattgaatccTTGTCACGTAACAACAGTGATGCAG TTGTACTTGTTGGCTGCTGAACCTAGTCAAACTGTTACTGCTATTTTTCGAATACATTTAAATCTATTAAACGGACCACTTCTAGCTTATTTATTCCCGGAAACCGCATCTAGACAG ATATTTGTGGATAAAGCAATATACTATATCCAACATGGTTTGATGGTTGTAATTCCATATTACTTACTACGGCTTGGAG GATCATATAATGTTGAGCCGTTGTCTGATTTGAGTTGGTCAGTTCTGAGCTATGGATTAAATCTAGCTTACCACTTTTGGATCCTGCAGGCATTTGCATTG CCTGCACAAGTGAATTTGAATCATATGTTGTGCCCAGCCGTTTTGGATCCGTTTGAAGGTCAAAATTATCGAGTTTGGGCAACGATTCATCAGTTTCTACTCTGCCCTATactttgtaaattattttgttttgtatctAATTTTTTACTCACACAGTTTCCTGTTACTAAAGTTAAGAAATCACTGGAGTTCCCAATACAACGTTCAGTTCTCAGTGATGATTGTCTATATAAACCAAAAGGTAGTGACTCTTCTCTCCAAATTGGCCGCGAAAATGGTCATACACACGTAGATTAA
- the LOC124405992 gene encoding F-box/SPRY domain-containing protein 1, whose translation MDDIASRVPDHVLEVIFSYLKLHDLRNCSLVCKNWYRFLNDENNDVWRLHCIRKLAKEALKSDLLSSVPTYKAKLRAFYHAWNPDDCSRNIYIKPNGFTLHRNPVAQSTDASRSKIGFRHGRHAWEVIWEGPLGTVAMIGIATKEASLLCQGYVALLGSDEHSWGWNLVDNHLLHNGDAQGNYPLLNNAPKYQIGEKIRVILDCDDNTLSFEKNYEFLGVAFRGLPDKRLYPSVSAVYGNTEVSMVYLGPPLDG comes from the exons ATGGACGATATAGCGTCAAGGGTTCCTGATCATGTTTTAGAAGTGATATTTTCCTACTTAAAATTGCACGATTTGCGAAATTGTTCCTTGGTTTGTAAGAACTGGTATAGATTTTTGAACGATGAGAATAACGATGTATGGCGATTACACTGTATTAGAAAACTCGCTAAAGAAGCGCTCAAGTCGGATTTGCTGTCATCGGTTCCCACCTATAAAGCTAAATTACGAGCTTTTTACCATGCTTGGAACCCTGACGATTGTTCCCGAAATATTTACATCAAACCAAACGGTTTCACTTTGCACAG AAATCCAGTCGCTCAAAGTACAGACGCCTCTCGGAGTAAGATAGGGTTTCGCCATGGACGTCACGCGTGGGAAGTAATTTGGGAAGGTCCTTTGGGAACTGTAGCTATGATAGGAATCGCAACCAAAGAAGCATCTCTACTCTGCCAAGGGTATGTAGCTTTACTTGGTTCCGACGAACACTCTTGGGGATGGAACCTTGTCGACAATCATTTGTTACACAATGGGGATGCACAAGGCAATTATCCTCTTCTTAACAACGCCCCAAAGTATCAG ATTGGTGAGAAAATAAGAGTTATACTGGATTGCGATGACAACACACTGTCCTTTGAAAAAAACTATGAATTCCTAGGTGTAGCGTTCAGAG GATTACCCGACAAGAGATTATACCCGTCCGTATCGGCTGTTTATGGTAATACAGAAGTTTCAATGGTATATCTTGGACCACCTTTGGATGGCTAA
- the LOC124405824 gene encoding transcription factor Dp-1 isoform X3 — MTQQNKTMNFLIHDANGQPQVIKVVPSTPNKALTGLVSTTNPGSLKVFKTPGQDTQVLSGGTQVLRTISLQGSSTPGQRLVTIPVQSAKMSSVKAGESVVTKTIQLTTARMNDFKQALVSQPQQQASSQQQIVKDQSGKTFISPILDHSGSRKRQDVESSDFTPEYKRRKTEKVGKGLRHFSMKVCEKVKKKGTTSYNEVADELVGEFTNPAHINSLTDQYDQKNIRRRVYDALNVLMAMNIISKEKKEIRWLGLPTNSLQECLSLEKDKKKKIERIKAKTQQLHSLILQHISYKNLVERNHKNENFHGPPKPNSAIQLPFIIVNTSKKTVIDCSISNDKTEYLFNFNDKFEIHDDIEVLKRMGLAFGLEKGECTEDDLRKAKTMVPKSLEKYVEQLASGDLERFIPVTIPGPSTSMDELEIKLEESGSRPPSSSRTSFSEDPLSPPSQFFSEEEDEEEESDQDEQADSDLEAN, encoded by the exons ATGACCCAGCAAAATAAAACGATGAATTTCTTGATACACGACGCAAATG GCCAACCGCAAGTTATTAAAGTGGTTCCGAGCACGCCGAATAAAGCACTGACTGGGCTTGTAAGCACCACAAATCCCGGGAGTCTGAAAGTATTCAAGACACCTGGTCAAGATACCCaa GTCTTGTCCGGTGGGACACAAGTGCTGAGAACCATCAGTTTGCAAGGTTCTTCAACACCTGGTCAGC GCTTAGTTACCATCCCTGTACAAAGTGCAAAAATGTCATCTGTAAAAGCTGGTGAATCGGTTGTGACAAAAACAATACAACTTACAACTGCTCGAATG AATGATTTTAAACAAGCTTTGGTATCTCAGCCCCAACAACAGGCCAGCAGTCAACAGCAGATTGTCAAAGATCAATCTGGAAAGACATTCATCAGTCCCATTTTGGATCACAGTGGTTCGAGGAAACGACAGGATGTCGAGAGCAGCGATTTTACCCCAGAGTA CAAacgaagaaaaacagaaaaagttggaaagGGGCTTCGCCATTTCTCCATGAAAGTttgtgaaaaagtgaaaaagaaaggtACGACCTCATACAATGAAGTTGCAGATGAATTAGTTGGCGAATTCACCAACCCTGCGCACATAAATTCGTTAACTGATcag TACGATCAGAAAAACATTAGGAGACGCGTATATGATGCATTGAATGTATTGATGGCAATGAATATAATCTCcaaggagaagaaggagatAAGATGGTTGGGTTTGCCTACAAATTCGTTGCAAGAGTGTTTGTCGTtagaaaaagataagaaaaagaaaatagagagaATCAAAGCCAAAACTCAGCAGCTGCACTCGTTAATCTTGCAGCACATATCGTACAAAAATTTAGTCGAACGAAAccataaaaacgaaaatttccacgGACCACCTAAGCCTAATTCTGCTATACAGTTGCCATTCATTATAGTTAATACCAGTAAGAAAACTGTTATTGATTGCAGTATTTCAAACGACAA AACCGAGTACctgtttaattttaatgataAGTTTGAGATCCATGATGACATTGAAGTTCTGAAAAGAATGGGTTTAGCCTTtg GTCTTGAGAAAGGAGAATGTACTGAAGATGATTTACGGAAAGCAAAAACTATGGTACCAAAGTCCCTTGAAAAATACGTTGAGC AATTGGCTTCTGGGGATTTGGAAAGATTCATTCCTGTTACAATTCCTGGACCGAGTACATCGATGGATGAactggaaataaaattagaggaatctggatctcgaccaccttcttcttctcgtacCTCTTTTTCGGAGGATCCATTATCTCCACCTTCCCAGTTTTTCTCTgaggaagaagatgaagaagaagaaagcgACCAGGACGAACAAGCCGACAGTGATCTCGAGGCTAACTAG
- the LOC124405824 gene encoding transcription factor Dp-1 isoform X1 — MTQQNKTMNFLIHDANGQPQVIKVVPSTPNKALTGLVSTTNPGSLKVFKTPGQDTQVLSGGTQVLRTISLQGSSTPGQRLVTIPVQSAKMSSVKAGESVVTKTIQLTTARMNDFKQALVSQPQQQASSQQQIVKDQSGKTFISPILDHSGSRKRQDVESSDFTPEYKRRKTEKVGKGLRHFSMKVCEKVKKKGTTSYNEVADELVGEFTNPAHINSLTDQQYDQKNIRRRVYDALNVLMAMNIISKEKKEIRWLGLPTNSLQECLSLEKDKKKKIERIKAKTQQLHSLILQHISYKNLVERNHKNENFHGPPKPNSAIQLPFIIVNTSKKTVIDCSISNDKTEYLFNFNDKFEIHDDIEVLKRMGLAFGLEKGECTEDDLRKAKTMVPKSLEKYVEQLASGDLERFIPVTIPGPSTSMDELEIKLEESGSRPPSSSRTSFSEDPLSPPSQFFSEEEDEEEESDQDEQADSDLEAN; from the exons ATGACCCAGCAAAATAAAACGATGAATTTCTTGATACACGACGCAAATG GCCAACCGCAAGTTATTAAAGTGGTTCCGAGCACGCCGAATAAAGCACTGACTGGGCTTGTAAGCACCACAAATCCCGGGAGTCTGAAAGTATTCAAGACACCTGGTCAAGATACCCaa GTCTTGTCCGGTGGGACACAAGTGCTGAGAACCATCAGTTTGCAAGGTTCTTCAACACCTGGTCAGC GCTTAGTTACCATCCCTGTACAAAGTGCAAAAATGTCATCTGTAAAAGCTGGTGAATCGGTTGTGACAAAAACAATACAACTTACAACTGCTCGAATG AATGATTTTAAACAAGCTTTGGTATCTCAGCCCCAACAACAGGCCAGCAGTCAACAGCAGATTGTCAAAGATCAATCTGGAAAGACATTCATCAGTCCCATTTTGGATCACAGTGGTTCGAGGAAACGACAGGATGTCGAGAGCAGCGATTTTACCCCAGAGTA CAAacgaagaaaaacagaaaaagttggaaagGGGCTTCGCCATTTCTCCATGAAAGTttgtgaaaaagtgaaaaagaaaggtACGACCTCATACAATGAAGTTGCAGATGAATTAGTTGGCGAATTCACCAACCCTGCGCACATAAATTCGTTAACTGATcag CAGTACGATCAGAAAAACATTAGGAGACGCGTATATGATGCATTGAATGTATTGATGGCAATGAATATAATCTCcaaggagaagaaggagatAAGATGGTTGGGTTTGCCTACAAATTCGTTGCAAGAGTGTTTGTCGTtagaaaaagataagaaaaagaaaatagagagaATCAAAGCCAAAACTCAGCAGCTGCACTCGTTAATCTTGCAGCACATATCGTACAAAAATTTAGTCGAACGAAAccataaaaacgaaaatttccacgGACCACCTAAGCCTAATTCTGCTATACAGTTGCCATTCATTATAGTTAATACCAGTAAGAAAACTGTTATTGATTGCAGTATTTCAAACGACAA AACCGAGTACctgtttaattttaatgataAGTTTGAGATCCATGATGACATTGAAGTTCTGAAAAGAATGGGTTTAGCCTTtg GTCTTGAGAAAGGAGAATGTACTGAAGATGATTTACGGAAAGCAAAAACTATGGTACCAAAGTCCCTTGAAAAATACGTTGAGC AATTGGCTTCTGGGGATTTGGAAAGATTCATTCCTGTTACAATTCCTGGACCGAGTACATCGATGGATGAactggaaataaaattagaggaatctggatctcgaccaccttcttcttctcgtacCTCTTTTTCGGAGGATCCATTATCTCCACCTTCCCAGTTTTTCTCTgaggaagaagatgaagaagaagaaagcgACCAGGACGAACAAGCCGACAGTGATCTCGAGGCTAACTAG
- the LOC124405824 gene encoding transcription factor Dp-1 isoform X2 — MTQQNKTMNFLIHDANGQPQVIKVVPSTPNKALTGLVSTTNPGSLKVFKTPGQDTQVLSGGTQVLRTISLQGSSTPGQRLVTIPVQSAKMSSVKAGESVVTKTIQLTTARMNDFKQALVSQPQQQASSQQQIVKDQSGKTFISPILDHSGSRKRQDVESSDFTPDKRRKTEKVGKGLRHFSMKVCEKVKKKGTTSYNEVADELVGEFTNPAHINSLTDQQYDQKNIRRRVYDALNVLMAMNIISKEKKEIRWLGLPTNSLQECLSLEKDKKKKIERIKAKTQQLHSLILQHISYKNLVERNHKNENFHGPPKPNSAIQLPFIIVNTSKKTVIDCSISNDKTEYLFNFNDKFEIHDDIEVLKRMGLAFGLEKGECTEDDLRKAKTMVPKSLEKYVEQLASGDLERFIPVTIPGPSTSMDELEIKLEESGSRPPSSSRTSFSEDPLSPPSQFFSEEEDEEEESDQDEQADSDLEAN, encoded by the exons ATGACCCAGCAAAATAAAACGATGAATTTCTTGATACACGACGCAAATG GCCAACCGCAAGTTATTAAAGTGGTTCCGAGCACGCCGAATAAAGCACTGACTGGGCTTGTAAGCACCACAAATCCCGGGAGTCTGAAAGTATTCAAGACACCTGGTCAAGATACCCaa GTCTTGTCCGGTGGGACACAAGTGCTGAGAACCATCAGTTTGCAAGGTTCTTCAACACCTGGTCAGC GCTTAGTTACCATCCCTGTACAAAGTGCAAAAATGTCATCTGTAAAAGCTGGTGAATCGGTTGTGACAAAAACAATACAACTTACAACTGCTCGAATG AATGATTTTAAACAAGCTTTGGTATCTCAGCCCCAACAACAGGCCAGCAGTCAACAGCAGATTGTCAAAGATCAATCTGGAAAGACATTCATCAGTCCCATTTTGGATCACAGTGGTTCGAGGAAACGACAGGATGTCGAGAGCAGCGATTTTACCCCAGA CAAacgaagaaaaacagaaaaagttggaaagGGGCTTCGCCATTTCTCCATGAAAGTttgtgaaaaagtgaaaaagaaaggtACGACCTCATACAATGAAGTTGCAGATGAATTAGTTGGCGAATTCACCAACCCTGCGCACATAAATTCGTTAACTGATcag CAGTACGATCAGAAAAACATTAGGAGACGCGTATATGATGCATTGAATGTATTGATGGCAATGAATATAATCTCcaaggagaagaaggagatAAGATGGTTGGGTTTGCCTACAAATTCGTTGCAAGAGTGTTTGTCGTtagaaaaagataagaaaaagaaaatagagagaATCAAAGCCAAAACTCAGCAGCTGCACTCGTTAATCTTGCAGCACATATCGTACAAAAATTTAGTCGAACGAAAccataaaaacgaaaatttccacgGACCACCTAAGCCTAATTCTGCTATACAGTTGCCATTCATTATAGTTAATACCAGTAAGAAAACTGTTATTGATTGCAGTATTTCAAACGACAA AACCGAGTACctgtttaattttaatgataAGTTTGAGATCCATGATGACATTGAAGTTCTGAAAAGAATGGGTTTAGCCTTtg GTCTTGAGAAAGGAGAATGTACTGAAGATGATTTACGGAAAGCAAAAACTATGGTACCAAAGTCCCTTGAAAAATACGTTGAGC AATTGGCTTCTGGGGATTTGGAAAGATTCATTCCTGTTACAATTCCTGGACCGAGTACATCGATGGATGAactggaaataaaattagaggaatctggatctcgaccaccttcttcttctcgtacCTCTTTTTCGGAGGATCCATTATCTCCACCTTCCCAGTTTTTCTCTgaggaagaagatgaagaagaagaaagcgACCAGGACGAACAAGCCGACAGTGATCTCGAGGCTAACTAG
- the LOC124405824 gene encoding transcription factor Dp-1 isoform X4 encodes MSSVKAGESVVTKTIQLTTARMNDFKQALVSQPQQQASSQQQIVKDQSGKTFISPILDHSGSRKRQDVESSDFTPEYKRRKTEKVGKGLRHFSMKVCEKVKKKGTTSYNEVADELVGEFTNPAHINSLTDQQYDQKNIRRRVYDALNVLMAMNIISKEKKEIRWLGLPTNSLQECLSLEKDKKKKIERIKAKTQQLHSLILQHISYKNLVERNHKNENFHGPPKPNSAIQLPFIIVNTSKKTVIDCSISNDKTEYLFNFNDKFEIHDDIEVLKRMGLAFGLEKGECTEDDLRKAKTMVPKSLEKYVEQLASGDLERFIPVTIPGPSTSMDELEIKLEESGSRPPSSSRTSFSEDPLSPPSQFFSEEEDEEEESDQDEQADSDLEAN; translated from the exons ATGTCATCTGTAAAAGCTGGTGAATCGGTTGTGACAAAAACAATACAACTTACAACTGCTCGAATG AATGATTTTAAACAAGCTTTGGTATCTCAGCCCCAACAACAGGCCAGCAGTCAACAGCAGATTGTCAAAGATCAATCTGGAAAGACATTCATCAGTCCCATTTTGGATCACAGTGGTTCGAGGAAACGACAGGATGTCGAGAGCAGCGATTTTACCCCAGAGTA CAAacgaagaaaaacagaaaaagttggaaagGGGCTTCGCCATTTCTCCATGAAAGTttgtgaaaaagtgaaaaagaaaggtACGACCTCATACAATGAAGTTGCAGATGAATTAGTTGGCGAATTCACCAACCCTGCGCACATAAATTCGTTAACTGATcag CAGTACGATCAGAAAAACATTAGGAGACGCGTATATGATGCATTGAATGTATTGATGGCAATGAATATAATCTCcaaggagaagaaggagatAAGATGGTTGGGTTTGCCTACAAATTCGTTGCAAGAGTGTTTGTCGTtagaaaaagataagaaaaagaaaatagagagaATCAAAGCCAAAACTCAGCAGCTGCACTCGTTAATCTTGCAGCACATATCGTACAAAAATTTAGTCGAACGAAAccataaaaacgaaaatttccacgGACCACCTAAGCCTAATTCTGCTATACAGTTGCCATTCATTATAGTTAATACCAGTAAGAAAACTGTTATTGATTGCAGTATTTCAAACGACAA AACCGAGTACctgtttaattttaatgataAGTTTGAGATCCATGATGACATTGAAGTTCTGAAAAGAATGGGTTTAGCCTTtg GTCTTGAGAAAGGAGAATGTACTGAAGATGATTTACGGAAAGCAAAAACTATGGTACCAAAGTCCCTTGAAAAATACGTTGAGC AATTGGCTTCTGGGGATTTGGAAAGATTCATTCCTGTTACAATTCCTGGACCGAGTACATCGATGGATGAactggaaataaaattagaggaatctggatctcgaccaccttcttcttctcgtacCTCTTTTTCGGAGGATCCATTATCTCCACCTTCCCAGTTTTTCTCTgaggaagaagatgaagaagaagaaagcgACCAGGACGAACAAGCCGACAGTGATCTCGAGGCTAACTAG
- the LOC124405830 gene encoding COP9 signalosome complex subunit 9, with protein sequence MKPTVVADEMFPEGAGPYMDLEEAGGSSGLLMDLAANEKAVHADFFNEFDDLYDDEDLN encoded by the exons ATGAAGCCCACCGTTGTGGCCGACGAAATGTTTCCCGAAGGCGCTGGTCCATATATGGATCTTGAAGAG gCTGGTGGATCCAGTGGATTGTTGATGGATCTTGCTGCTAATGAAAAAGCGGTGCATGCTGACTTTTTCAATG aatTCGATGATTTGTACGATGACGAGGATCTGAACTGA